In Sedimentibacter sp. MB31-C6, one genomic interval encodes:
- a CDS encoding YebC/PmpR family DNA-binding transcriptional regulator — protein MSGHSKWSNIKNRKGKQDALKGKIFTKLARAITVAVREGGADSDYNSSLATAIEKAKAQNMPNDNIDRAIKAGMGAAEGQHFDTITYEGYGPSGTAFMVQCLTDNKNRTAADVRHYFSKYNGNLGTTGCVGYLFDRKGVISIDKDDKTDEETVMMAALEAGAEDFEVEDDSYEITTVPEEFISVLNSLKEAGYDNIKGDIMFLPQTTVKVEDEENLKMLDKLIEALEDNDDVQEIYHNWDEPEEDEEE, from the coding sequence ATGTCTGGACATTCAAAATGGTCAAATATAAAAAATCGAAAAGGTAAACAAGATGCTTTAAAAGGTAAAATTTTTACAAAGTTAGCAAGAGCCATAACTGTTGCAGTAAGAGAGGGTGGCGCTGATTCAGATTATAATTCATCATTAGCAACAGCAATAGAAAAAGCAAAGGCACAAAATATGCCTAATGACAATATAGACAGAGCAATTAAAGCAGGTATGGGTGCAGCTGAAGGACAGCACTTTGATACTATTACTTACGAAGGTTATGGTCCAAGTGGAACAGCTTTCATGGTTCAATGCTTAACAGACAACAAAAATAGGACAGCAGCAGACGTTAGACATTATTTTTCAAAGTATAACGGAAACTTAGGAACAACTGGTTGTGTTGGCTATTTATTCGATAGAAAAGGTGTTATATCTATTGATAAAGATGATAAAACTGATGAAGAAACTGTTATGATGGCAGCCTTAGAAGCTGGTGCGGAAGATTTTGAGGTAGAAGATGATAGCTACGAAATTACTACAGTTCCTGAAGAATTTATATCAGTTTTAAACAGTTTAAAAGAAGCAGGATATGATAATATTAAAGGTGATATAATGTTTCTTCCTCAAACAACTGTAAAAGTAGAAGATGAAGAAAACTTAAAAATGCTAGATAAATTAATTGAAGCATTAGAAGATAATGACGATGTTCAGGAAATTTATCACAACTGGGACGAACCAGAAGAAGATGAAGAAGAATAG
- a CDS encoding manganese efflux pump MntP, producing the protein MGLITLLFTSLGLSMDACAVSITNGMCYNNIQKKQVLVTAFIFGFFQALMPIIGYQIGSTFSDFITFLDHWIALILLGIIGGKMICEAIKELKYPEACLTSTKILTFKTLILQAIATSIDALAVGISFSIMKVDIIIAALSIGIITFFNSVIGSNLGKRFGEKFKQKAEILGGTILIIIGVKIFLEHTIL; encoded by the coding sequence ATGGGTTTAATTACATTGCTTTTTACGTCTTTAGGCTTATCAATGGATGCATGTGCAGTATCAATAACTAATGGTATGTGTTACAACAATATTCAGAAAAAACAGGTTTTAGTGACTGCTTTTATTTTTGGTTTTTTTCAAGCCTTAATGCCAATTATCGGTTATCAAATTGGTTCAACCTTCAGTGATTTTATAACCTTTTTAGATCATTGGATTGCACTTATATTATTAGGAATAATTGGCGGAAAAATGATATGTGAAGCAATAAAAGAGCTTAAGTACCCAGAAGCATGCCTAACAAGTACCAAAATACTAACTTTTAAAACTTTAATATTACAAGCTATTGCAACAAGTATAGATGCCTTAGCAGTAGGTATAAGTTTTTCCATAATGAAAGTTGATATTATTATTGCTGCCTTGTCAATCGGTATTATAACATTTTTTAATTCAGTAATAGGCTCAAATCTTGGCAAAAGATTTGGTGAAAAATTTAAACAAAAAGCAGAAATCCTTGGTGGTACAATATTAATTATAATTGGAGTTAAAATATTTCTTGAACATACAATATTATAA